A stretch of the Candidatus Jettenia sp. AMX2 genome encodes the following:
- a CDS encoding SpoIID/LytB domain-containing protein has translation MTLSCQKSTPVIRDGVYDYKSLFEEAPTIHVLLIKNALRAEITIHGGYEIIDSVNTVLDQGTALQKSRISVNNRSIVIGNKSYEINRVRIVSLRDGDIKLNDIRYRGEIKILRQPNNTFSVVKAVDMESYIAGVVGSEMPSSWEEDALRAQAIIARTYAINRINVRRGDIYHIEMLDLAYRGMANETAKITRIVQDTKGIVIAYNWNIFPAFFHSTCGGHTEDSKHVFGIDSMPPLRGVVCNYCNNTKYSSWSVDIRKADIEKRLRESNINTPDISTVNTVDPGRSDRGSSVEIVFANGKKEMSANQFRLLVGPNLLYSTAFTSRSNGNNITFSGKGFGHGVGLCQYGAQGMAKNGFPYTSILKHYYPGIELIRLY, from the coding sequence ATGACTCTCTCATGTCAGAAAAGTACCCCTGTAATTCGTGACGGGGTTTATGATTATAAGAGTCTTTTCGAGGAGGCACCTACCATACATGTTCTTCTCATAAAAAATGCACTGCGAGCGGAAATAACAATTCATGGTGGTTACGAGATCATAGATAGTGTTAATACTGTTTTAGACCAGGGAACTGCATTGCAAAAATCCAGGATTTCGGTAAATAATCGAAGCATTGTGATAGGGAACAAGTCTTATGAAATTAACAGGGTCCGTATTGTATCTCTGAGAGACGGAGATATCAAGCTGAATGATATTCGTTATCGCGGAGAGATTAAGATATTACGGCAGCCTAATAATACTTTTTCCGTGGTTAAAGCAGTCGATATGGAGAGTTACATTGCAGGTGTTGTCGGGAGTGAAATGCCATCGTCGTGGGAAGAAGATGCTTTACGTGCTCAGGCAATAATTGCAAGAACTTATGCGATTAACAGGATAAATGTAAGACGGGGTGACATTTACCATATTGAAATGCTGGACCTGGCATATAGGGGAATGGCGAATGAGACTGCAAAAATAACCAGGATCGTTCAGGATACGAAAGGCATTGTCATAGCATATAATTGGAATATTTTCCCTGCTTTTTTCCACAGTACCTGCGGCGGGCATACAGAAGACAGTAAGCATGTGTTTGGTATAGATAGCATGCCGCCTTTAAGAGGTGTAGTATGCAATTATTGCAATAATACGAAATATTCCAGCTGGAGTGTAGATATTAGGAAAGCGGATATTGAAAAGAGATTAAGAGAATCGAATATTAATACCCCTGATATTTCCACGGTAAATACTGTAGATCCGGGAAGGAGCGACCGGGGTTCGTCAGTAGAAATCGTTTTTGCAAATGGAAAAAAAGAAATGAGTGCAAATCAGTTTCGGTTATTAGTAGGTCCTAATCTTTTGTATAGTACTGCTTTTACTTCAAGGAGCAACGGAAATAATATCACCTTTTCAGGAAAAGGTTTTGGGCATGGCGTAGGGCTTTGCCAGTACGGTGCTCAGGGTATGGCTAAGAATGGTTTTCCGTATACATCCATTCTGAAGCATTACTATCCGGGAATAGAGCTGATTCGCTTGTATTAA
- the ruvA gene encoding Holliday junction branch migration protein RuvA, translating to MLEYIRGRMISKLPTQVVLEVSGIGYRLHIPLSTFEKIPDHGEVTVHVRLLIREDQLKIYGFLTEEERDLFQLLLSVNGIGPNTAITILSGSSVSEINNAIIHEDVKTLEKIRGVGKKTAERIILELKGVIKKDTISERFPMNIQQRKVVSDAVMALVSLGYGRSIAEKAVGEAVKKLETADNIEVLVREALKYKT from the coding sequence ATGTTAGAATATATTCGGGGACGAATGATTAGCAAATTGCCCACACAGGTTGTTCTGGAAGTATCGGGCATTGGTTATCGGTTGCACATTCCCTTGTCTACTTTCGAGAAGATTCCTGACCATGGGGAAGTAACTGTTCATGTCAGGTTATTGATAAGGGAAGACCAACTAAAGATATATGGCTTTTTAACAGAAGAAGAAAGGGATTTGTTTCAATTATTACTGTCAGTAAATGGCATAGGACCGAATACGGCAATTACAATACTTTCCGGCAGTAGCGTCAGTGAAATTAACAATGCCATCATTCACGAAGATGTAAAGACATTGGAAAAGATCAGGGGGGTTGGTAAGAAAACTGCAGAGCGAATTATTTTGGAATTAAAAGGTGTTATCAAAAAAGATACGATATCAGAACGTTTTCCTATGAATATTCAACAAAGGAAAGTAGTCTCTGATGCTGTTATGGCTCTCGTATCCTTGGGTTATGGAAGGTCAATAGCTGAAAAAGCAGTGGGTGAGGCAGTAAAAAAGTTAGAAACTGCCGACAACATTGAAGTGCTTGTGAGAGAAGCCCTGAAATACAAGACTTAA
- a CDS encoding DNA-directed RNA polymerase subunit alpha C-terminal domain-containing protein, whose product MITKVTDLDLDALLDQETISRETITYIKEQVYSSRENREALEEKIEELKLSLKKEHDSTNVKNLTLLLGICEWICGRIKESLELLKEVRSRKIASYYLGKCYQEMGELSLSLECFERAKKADAEEFDIGMDIAETKRMSGDVEGALKMVKNFVQEHENNAELYYLWGHCLDDLGEYQEAFSKYERALQIDPNHAKSLFRMAFNYDIDGEDEKAIEYYERCAKQKPTYTSAFINLGVLYEDKGEYENAMYCFDTVLDAEPTNKRALLFLKDVKASISMYYDEEISKKQGKENEVLNIPISDFELSVRSKNCLEKMNIHTLRDLTKIAEADLLSFKNFGETSLNEIKIILAQKGLRLGQAIENDETELFGVLGKKREKSMVQTIADLGLSTRCRNMLWKIGTDTIDDLITKTEDELKQKGVRQNYIDEIKHNLFRFDLSLKSDENPGEEEYPEENPAE is encoded by the coding sequence ATGATTACAAAGGTTACCGATCTTGACCTTGATGCGTTACTGGATCAGGAAACAATATCAAGGGAGACAATCACCTACATAAAAGAACAGGTTTATAGCTCGAGAGAGAACCGGGAGGCATTAGAGGAAAAGATTGAGGAGTTAAAACTTTCATTAAAAAAAGAACATGACAGTACAAATGTAAAAAACCTGACCCTTCTTTTGGGAATCTGTGAGTGGATTTGTGGAAGAATAAAAGAGTCATTGGAACTTTTAAAAGAAGTGAGATCAAGAAAGATAGCATCATATTATTTGGGAAAATGCTATCAGGAGATGGGTGAATTGAGTTTGTCTTTAGAGTGTTTTGAAAGGGCTAAAAAAGCGGATGCCGAAGAGTTCGATATAGGTATGGACATTGCCGAAACAAAAAGAATGTCCGGAGATGTTGAAGGTGCATTAAAAATGGTTAAGAATTTTGTACAGGAACATGAAAACAACGCTGAATTGTATTATCTGTGGGGTCATTGCCTTGACGATCTTGGAGAATATCAAGAGGCATTCAGCAAATACGAACGTGCGCTTCAAATAGATCCAAATCATGCAAAATCTTTATTCCGTATGGCATTTAATTACGATATAGATGGAGAAGACGAAAAGGCCATAGAATATTACGAGCGGTGTGCAAAGCAAAAACCTACCTATACGAGTGCATTTATCAACCTTGGGGTGTTATATGAAGATAAAGGTGAATATGAGAATGCAATGTATTGTTTTGATACAGTCCTGGATGCAGAACCAACCAATAAAAGGGCGTTGTTATTCTTGAAAGACGTAAAGGCTTCTATAAGTATGTATTACGACGAAGAGATTTCAAAGAAGCAGGGGAAAGAGAATGAGGTGTTAAATATTCCGATTTCTGATTTTGAACTATCGGTGAGAAGTAAAAATTGTCTGGAAAAGATGAATATTCACACCTTAAGAGACCTCACGAAAATTGCTGAGGCCGATTTGCTTTCTTTCAAAAATTTTGGAGAAACATCTCTCAACGAGATAAAGATTATTCTGGCACAAAAGGGGTTGCGTTTAGGGCAAGCCATCGAAAATGATGAAACTGAACTGTTCGGCGTGCTGGGCAAGAAGAGAGAAAAGAGTATGGTACAGACTATTGCAGATCTCGGACTTTCTACCAGATGTAGAAATATGCTCTGGAAAATCGGTACTGATACGATTGATGACCTTATAACAAAAACCGAAGACGAGTTGAAACAAAAGGGTGTCAGGCAAAATTATATAGATGAGATAAAGCATAACCTTTTCAGATTTGATTTGAGTTTAAAATCAGATGAAAATCCCGGTGAAGAGGAATACCCGGAAGAGAATCCTGCTGAATAG
- a CDS encoding epoxyqueuosine reductase QueH, whose amino-acid sequence MNLLLHICCACCLCAPLNELRKEGFQVTGLFYNPNIHPFLEFRKRIKALRVFQESDSIPVIYNEGYGIREYLKNVNYEGDDRCADCYALRLKFTVEYSKKNGFDAFTSTMLFSIYQDHRQLKMISENLSEKYGVSFLYRDYRYLSECSHMMAKKKMIYRQGYCGCVFSEYERYRDTTRELYKGNKEELREFYK is encoded by the coding sequence ATGAATTTGTTACTGCATATTTGCTGTGCATGCTGTTTATGCGCGCCGTTAAACGAGCTAAGAAAAGAAGGTTTTCAGGTAACGGGTCTCTTTTATAACCCAAATATACATCCATTCCTGGAATTCAGGAAAAGAATAAAAGCATTGAGGGTTTTTCAGGAGAGCGATTCCATTCCTGTAATTTATAACGAGGGATATGGCATACGTGAATACCTAAAAAATGTTAATTATGAGGGAGATGACCGGTGTGCTGATTGTTATGCACTGCGTTTAAAATTTACAGTGGAGTACTCAAAAAAAAACGGATTTGATGCCTTTACCTCAACAATGCTCTTTAGTATTTATCAGGATCACAGGCAACTGAAAATGATCTCTGAGAATTTATCGGAAAAGTACGGGGTTAGTTTTCTTTACCGTGATTACCGTTATTTGTCTGAATGCAGCCATATGATGGCTAAAAAGAAAATGATATACCGGCAGGGTTATTGTGGCTGCGTTTTTAGTGAGTACGAACGTTACAGAGACACTACACGGGAGTTATATAAAGGTAATAAGGAAGAGCTACGGGAATTCTACAAATGA
- the tgt gene encoding tRNA guanosine(34) transglycosylase Tgt yields MNFRIRAVDKQTKARCGEICVAEQWIPTPVFMPVGTQATVKTLTPSQLQETTTRIILCNAYHLCLRPGEKIIRQSGGLHKFMNWKGAIITDSGGYQIFSLTELTKILDNGVEFRSPADGARLFITPERMIQIQNDIGADIIMAFDECVPYPCEQDRASVAVKRTLDWAKRCLDAHENNQQAIFGIVQGGVFEELRIECAKKLVQMNFDGYSIGGLSVGEGPVLMNEVLGYTLDYLPPEKPRYLMGVGFPENILDAVGYGIDMFDCVIPTRNGRNGCAFTSTGKIKILNYQYRDDAKPLDEKCDCYTCQNFTRSYLRHLFMVKEILGLTLLTLHNVYYFQQFMLQIRESIANGVFKDFKIHFLSKQSEIGLQ; encoded by the coding sequence TTGAATTTTAGAATCCGGGCGGTCGATAAACAAACGAAGGCCAGATGCGGAGAGATATGTGTCGCTGAACAGTGGATACCCACTCCTGTTTTTATGCCGGTGGGTACACAAGCAACTGTCAAAACCTTAACACCTTCGCAACTGCAGGAGACTACCACCAGGATCATCCTTTGTAATGCATATCACCTTTGCCTCAGGCCTGGTGAGAAGATTATCAGGCAATCAGGTGGCCTGCATAAATTCATGAACTGGAAAGGGGCGATTATTACTGATAGTGGTGGGTATCAGATTTTTTCTCTTACGGAACTGACAAAGATTTTAGATAACGGAGTCGAATTCCGCTCTCCGGCCGATGGGGCAAGATTGTTTATTACACCGGAAAGGATGATACAAATACAGAATGATATCGGTGCGGATATTATTATGGCCTTCGATGAGTGCGTACCATATCCTTGTGAACAAGACAGGGCATCCGTTGCTGTAAAAAGAACCCTGGATTGGGCAAAACGTTGTCTGGATGCGCATGAAAATAATCAACAGGCAATATTTGGTATTGTTCAGGGAGGTGTATTTGAAGAACTACGTATTGAATGTGCAAAAAAACTTGTTCAGATGAACTTTGACGGATATTCGATTGGAGGTTTAAGTGTAGGGGAAGGACCTGTATTGATGAACGAGGTATTGGGCTATACATTAGATTATTTACCACCGGAGAAGCCCAGATATCTCATGGGGGTAGGATTTCCTGAGAATATTCTTGATGCTGTAGGGTATGGAATCGATATGTTTGATTGTGTTATTCCTACCCGTAATGGAAGAAATGGGTGTGCCTTCACAAGTACTGGAAAAATAAAAATTTTGAATTATCAATATAGAGATGATGCAAAACCTTTGGATGAAAAGTGTGATTGCTATACCTGCCAGAATTTTACCAGATCATACCTCCGGCATCTCTTTATGGTAAAAGAGATTTTGGGGCTAACCCTGCTGACGCTGCATAATGTTTATTATTTTCAGCAGTTCATGCTGCAGATAAGGGAATCCATTGCAAATGGCGTATTTAAAGATTTTAAGATACATTTTCTTTCGAAGCAATCTGAAATAGGCTTACAGTAA
- a CDS encoding TraR/DksA family transcriptional regulator, giving the protein MQKKELKQMENLLLHKKNALLKEVEERFKKYRDANIGKLTDIAEIASSVLNGDLEMYVAEVDVKELKQIEGALIRIKEGHYGVCEQCGRSIKKARLKAIPFATLCVSCKEEEEKECFENVPSQTRYEWEDNFVIGEIETDEIYKRQMGNKMIEFEYDDNKN; this is encoded by the coding sequence ATGCAGAAAAAAGAATTAAAACAAATGGAAAATCTCCTTTTACATAAAAAGAATGCTTTATTGAAGGAAGTTGAAGAGAGGTTTAAAAAATACCGGGATGCGAATATTGGCAAACTAACCGATATTGCCGAAATTGCTTCCAGTGTTTTAAATGGTGACCTTGAGATGTATGTTGCCGAAGTGGATGTAAAGGAATTAAAACAGATCGAAGGTGCCCTTATAAGGATCAAGGAAGGCCATTACGGGGTTTGCGAACAATGTGGCAGGTCAATAAAAAAGGCACGTCTGAAAGCTATTCCATTCGCAACGCTTTGTGTGAGTTGCAAAGAGGAAGAAGAGAAGGAATGTTTTGAAAATGTACCGTCTCAGACCAGGTACGAATGGGAAGATAACTTCGTAATTGGTGAGATAGAGACGGATGAGATTTATAAGAGACAGATGGGAAACAAGATGATTGAATTTGAGTATGACGATAACAAGAATTAA
- the ruvB gene encoding Holliday junction branch migration DNA helicase RuvB, whose translation MSREGVLSSSATIEDKNLDVALRPKRLNNFIGQNRTKENLSIYIEAARKRGEPLDHILFSGPPGLGKTTLSQIIANEVNTSIISTSGPILDKPGDLAGILTNLQEGDIFFIDEIHRLNPVVEEYLYSAMEDFSIDIIIDQGPKARSVKINLQKFTLIGSTTREGLLTAPLRSRFGVLEKLEFYPWTDIYKIVGNSARILSVQIDEKGAETIARRSRGTPRIANRFLRRIRDVAQVRGNDIINEEVALMGLEMLGVDENGLSDMDRKILETIIRYNGGPVGLKTIAVSVSEEEDTIEEVYEAFLIQKGYMDRTPRGRVVTELAYEHLGRLNHTKTSIQKKMF comes from the coding sequence ATGTCAAGAGAAGGTGTTTTATCCTCTTCAGCGACAATTGAAGATAAAAATCTTGATGTTGCACTGAGACCAAAACGGCTTAATAATTTTATTGGACAAAATCGAACAAAAGAGAATCTGAGTATTTACATCGAAGCTGCAAGGAAGAGAGGGGAGCCTTTAGACCATATCTTATTTTCCGGACCGCCAGGTTTAGGGAAAACAACGCTATCCCAAATCATTGCAAACGAAGTTAATACTTCTATTATATCAACGTCAGGTCCTATCCTCGATAAGCCGGGCGACCTTGCTGGCATTTTAACAAATCTCCAGGAAGGGGATATTTTTTTTATTGATGAGATTCACAGGCTTAATCCGGTAGTTGAGGAATATTTGTACTCAGCAATGGAAGATTTTTCAATCGATATCATTATTGACCAAGGACCTAAAGCAAGATCGGTTAAGATTAATCTACAAAAGTTTACTCTTATCGGCTCAACAACACGGGAGGGTTTGCTTACCGCCCCTCTTCGCTCGCGCTTTGGTGTTTTGGAGAAGCTGGAATTTTATCCCTGGACGGATATTTACAAAATTGTGGGTAACTCTGCACGTATTCTGTCTGTTCAAATAGATGAAAAAGGAGCTGAGACTATCGCCAGGCGGTCTCGAGGCACTCCCAGGATAGCAAACAGGTTTCTCAGGAGGATTCGGGATGTTGCGCAGGTTCGCGGAAATGATATCATCAATGAGGAAGTGGCTTTGATGGGACTTGAAATGCTCGGAGTAGATGAAAATGGCCTGAGTGACATGGACCGCAAGATTCTGGAAACAATTATCCGGTATAATGGAGGGCCTGTTGGTTTGAAAACGATTGCGGTTTCAGTAAGTGAGGAGGAGGATACAATAGAAGAAGTATATGAGGCTTTTTTAATCCAAAAGGGCTACATGGACAGAACACCAAGGGGAAGGGTTGTAACAGAGCTGGCGTATGAGCATTTAGGGCGTTTGAATCACACAAAGACAAGCATACAGAAAAAGATGTTTTAA